A section of the bacterium genome encodes:
- a CDS encoding lipopolysaccharide biosynthesis protein, giving the protein MSAKSKSIGDHAKEGILYNALSRFSGTFFQFFASVALARMLAVEDFGVVQIATTIIGFTTKFGEFGFNMGLIQRREEVRPEHVSTLFVMDLGFKLTLFVILMLGLPLLVDYFHEPRLWTVMPAVAVYMVLDTFSNPGTTLLKRNLNFKRDAQIDMIDRFLEIFTSVAFAVLGLGVWSLILSKWIATTTTAVLSARAARWRPSLKFDFQASKELFHFGGWVFVRNLCREMADNVDYFFIGRYLNAQQLGYYAKAFDLMRLPQKRISQAFNSVLFSTFSRVQDQPEKVKAGLEKVLLTVSLASYPLLIGMMMVAPEFVFLVYGEKWMPMVLPLQIMCFAGILRSIDPFLNSVISATGYVKHTAYRRFIELGLLTAAVYIGVQYGIVGVSIAVVVVAFLVMLLMVSLLKRVSATGWREYLAPQMPACGASLAMAAAILGVRFLVSEISGPNSVWLLLGMVLTGAVTYIGVLWLWRPPRLVRLQEELSGDLAKFTKKYRQKLTALAGRLGLSSSAVK; this is encoded by the coding sequence ATGTCTGCCAAATCCAAAAGCATCGGTGATCACGCCAAAGAAGGCATTCTCTACAACGCGCTTTCCCGCTTCAGTGGCACGTTCTTTCAGTTCTTCGCGAGCGTAGCCCTGGCGCGGATGCTCGCCGTCGAAGACTTCGGCGTCGTGCAAATCGCCACGACCATCATCGGCTTCACCACCAAGTTCGGTGAGTTCGGTTTCAACATGGGACTGATCCAGCGCCGTGAGGAAGTCCGGCCGGAGCACGTCAGCACCCTGTTCGTGATGGATCTGGGCTTCAAGCTCACGCTCTTTGTGATTCTCATGCTCGGCCTGCCGCTGCTGGTGGATTATTTCCATGAGCCGCGCTTGTGGACGGTGATGCCGGCGGTGGCGGTTTACATGGTGCTCGACACGTTTTCCAATCCCGGCACCACGCTGCTGAAGCGCAATCTCAATTTCAAGCGCGACGCGCAGATCGACATGATCGACCGCTTCCTGGAGATTTTCACTTCGGTTGCGTTTGCCGTGCTCGGCCTGGGCGTGTGGAGCCTGATCCTGAGCAAATGGATCGCCACGACCACCACCGCGGTGCTGTCGGCGCGCGCCGCCCGCTGGCGCCCCAGCCTCAAGTTCGATTTCCAGGCCAGCAAGGAGTTGTTCCACTTCGGCGGGTGGGTGTTCGTGCGGAATCTCTGCCGCGAGATGGCGGACAACGTGGATTATTTCTTCATCGGCCGTTATCTCAACGCGCAACAGCTCGGCTATTACGCCAAAGCCTTTGACCTCATGCGCCTGCCGCAGAAACGCATCAGTCAGGCCTTCAACTCGGTGCTGTTTTCCACTTTCTCGCGCGTGCAGGATCAGCCGGAGAAGGTCAAAGCCGGGCTGGAGAAAGTACTGTTGACGGTTTCGCTGGCGAGCTATCCGCTGCTCATCGGCATGATGATGGTCGCGCCGGAATTCGTTTTTCTGGTCTATGGCGAGAAATGGATGCCGATGGTGTTGCCGTTGCAGATCATGTGTTTCGCCGGCATTCTGCGTTCCATCGATCCCTTCCTGAATTCCGTCATCAGCGCCACCGGCTACGTGAAGCACACCGCCTACCGGCGTTTCATCGAGCTGGGCCTGTTGACGGCGGCAGTATATATCGGCGTGCAATACGGCATCGTCGGCGTATCGATCGCGGTGGTGGTGGTGGCGTTCCTGGTGATGCTTCTAATGGTGAGCCTGCTCAAGCGCGTGAGCGCGACCGGCTGGCGCGAGTATTTGGCGCCGCAGATGCCGGCGTGTGGTGCGAGTCTGGCGATGGCCGCGGCTATTCTGGGCGTTCGCTTCCTGGTGAGCGAGATCTCCGGGCCCAACAGCGTTTGGCTGCTGCTCGGCATGGTGCTCACTGGCGCAGTCACTTACATTGGCGTGCTCTGGCTGTGGCGGCCGCCGCGGCTGGTGCGTTTGCAGGAGGAATTGTCAGGCGATCTGGCCAAATTCACCAAGAAATACCGGCAAAAGCTCACGGCACTTGCCGGCCGGCTGGGCCTGTCGTCCTCCGCCGTGAAGTAG